One Calditrichia bacterium DNA window includes the following coding sequences:
- a CDS encoding four helix bundle protein: MKLEDLRIYQMALEIGEVVWNEVSKWNYFEKDTIGKQLVRSADSIAANISEGFGRFFYRETKQFGYYSRGSLYETKTWLEKAYQRRLINAETHERLMKDIDILAIKLNKYLQTIGSNRQEPGK, from the coding sequence ATGAAGCTGGAAGATTTGCGCATTTATCAAATGGCACTTGAAATCGGTGAAGTTGTGTGGAACGAAGTTAGTAAATGGAATTATTTTGAAAAAGATACGATTGGAAAGCAATTGGTTCGATCGGCAGATTCGATTGCTGCGAATATCAGTGAGGGATTTGGTCGATTTTTTTACCGGGAAACAAAGCAGTTCGGCTATTACAGCCGTGGCTCGCTTTATGAAACAAAAACGTGGCTGGAAAAAGCCTATCAACGCCGATTAATCAATGCCGAAACTCATGAGCGATTGATGAAAGATATTGATATTTTGGCGATCAAATTAAACAAATATTTGCAAACAATTGGCAGCAACCGGCAAGAGCCGGGCAAATAA
- a CDS encoding proline dehydrogenase family protein, whose amino-acid sequence MSIFNKTVSHTLPYVPKPIIGYFARPYIAGETLDAAVDTVKNLMRDGACATIDVLGEEVTRKEQSLEAAELYKSVLRRISEENLHSGVSVKPTHMGLKLDKQFCYENIRSIVQTAKECDRFVRIDMEDHTTTSDTLDMYLQLKQEFSNVGTVIQAYMRRTLDDVNRLLPHNPDFRLCKGIYKEPHAISYHDRDIINQNFSYILEKLLTGGCYVGIATHDEKLVWEALRIIDTHAIPKSQYEFQMLLGVTPELRRVLLSAGHKLRVYVPFGPEWMHYSTRRLKENPDIVGHVTKSMVKKMFSRNGQ is encoded by the coding sequence ATGAGCATTTTCAATAAAACAGTCAGTCATACACTGCCGTATGTGCCAAAACCGATCATCGGCTATTTTGCGCGACCCTACATCGCCGGTGAAACGTTGGATGCAGCAGTCGATACCGTCAAAAATCTGATGCGCGACGGCGCATGCGCCACCATCGATGTGCTCGGCGAGGAAGTCACCAGAAAAGAGCAATCACTTGAAGCTGCTGAACTTTACAAATCCGTATTGCGCCGGATTTCTGAAGAAAACCTGCACAGCGGCGTGTCCGTAAAGCCCACCCACATGGGGTTAAAACTGGACAAACAATTTTGTTACGAGAACATCCGGTCTATCGTGCAAACGGCAAAAGAATGCGACCGGTTTGTGCGAATTGATATGGAAGATCACACCACAACCAGCGACACGCTGGATATGTATCTCCAGTTAAAACAGGAATTTAGCAATGTTGGCACCGTCATTCAGGCATACATGCGCCGAACGCTGGACGACGTAAATCGCCTGCTGCCGCACAACCCGGATTTCCGGTTGTGCAAAGGGATTTACAAAGAGCCCCACGCCATTTCCTACCACGATCGCGATATTATTAATCAAAATTTCAGCTATATTTTGGAGAAGTTGCTCACCGGCGGTTGTTATGTGGGCATCGCTACTCACGACGAAAAACTGGTTTGGGAAGCGTTACGGATTATCGATACACATGCCATTCCCAAAAGCCAATATGAATTCCAAATGTTGCTGGGCGTTACGCCGGAGCTGCGTCGCGTGCTGCTGAGTGCCGGGCACAAACTACGCGTTTATGTGCCGTTCGGTCCGGAGTGGATGCATTATTCCACCCGGCGGTTGAAAGAAAATCCGGATATCGTGGGGCATGTAACCAAAAGTATGGTTAAAAAAATGTTCAGCCGAAACGGCCAATAA
- a CDS encoding efflux RND transporter permease subunit translates to MNISQEKSHFFQFTTQRPVAITMILIGILVFGWLSYSMLSLNLMPDITYPSLTVRTEYPGAAPEEVETAISRQVEEALGVVTNLVSISSISKAGQSDVILELNWDTDMNMAISEVREKLDMVFLPDDAEKPIILKYDPSLDPIIRLGLTGGQDLFFTRYVAEEQIKRALETVDGVASVKVKGGYEEEIRVELNEQKLTLLGLDIQQIRQRLAQENVNLAGGELKEGQTEYIVRTLNEFKNIDEIRNIRLNFGDQREIKLSDVANVYRTFKERQIITRLDGEESVELEIFKEGDANIVEVAKRVNSRVFGTAAQQAFVANMRAEEAAKAEAAKTAKKDEAVAENDAEKKDEKKDEKKEQQGNQRGDFMKQMMMKQMTDFIANKLPDQMQINLLTDQSVFIENSIDEVKNTAVLGGVLAVIVLFLFLRNLATTLIVGLAIPISIIATFAPMQLFDVSLNIMSLGGLALGIGMLVDNAIVVIESIFRCREEGDNLTDSVVRGTGEVGGAVTASTLTTIAVFLPMVFVEGVAGQIFGDLSLTVVFSLLASLGVALFFIPMLASRNFSNGWTGNTGDRPKNFLLKFNAIPEVRNNFRRIFDSVKNAKNIVIKIILGVLGIVRAVYAIFRFLIQLVIELFSKIITLLLMLFGYVVGAIVWIWKKILHPFFDLFVRGFNNLYDRVQVRYPPTIDWALQNKAGVLILSVLLFGFTVFVMLPQLGSELIPEVRQGEFNVELTLPIGTPVETTAEVISPIEEMLLAEPDVRKVSTVAGVDLTKVSDSESGEHTAKVTVTLDVKGRNPAALEDAVLADIRDKLSNFSGIDYKISRPVLFSFKTPIEVEIKGYSLSELTRVSREAVSILSEIPGMTDVKSNLQRGNPEVQIVYNREKLAFYGLNLMTVANTVRNKVRGDVATQFKKEDRRIDIRVKVRDEDKASIERLRQLVVNPGGNVPIPLNAVASIEINEGPSEIRRIDQERSALILANIAGRDLSSVSEDVYVALRNLDLPDGFTYEITGQNKEMEVSLGSLQLALLLAIFMVYIVMASQFESFVYPFVILFTMPFGLIGVVFVLWVLNIPLNIMVFLGLIMLAGIVVNNAIVLVDYINQMRRQGLPLNEAIKQAGQARLRPILMTTTTTVLGLLPMALGIGEGAEIRTPMAITVIAGLVSATVLTLIVIPTVYAVFSGKEIVAETETETESSEGKSPAPSVG, encoded by the coding sequence ATGAACATCTCTCAAGAAAAATCTCATTTTTTCCAATTTACCACCCAACGCCCGGTTGCCATCACCATGATTTTGATTGGCATTCTGGTATTTGGCTGGCTTTCGTATAGCATGCTTTCGCTGAACCTGATGCCGGACATCACCTATCCGTCGTTAACGGTGCGAACGGAATATCCCGGCGCTGCGCCGGAGGAAGTGGAAACCGCCATTTCCCGTCAGGTGGAAGAGGCGCTGGGCGTGGTCACCAATCTCGTTTCGATCAGTTCTATCTCCAAAGCCGGTCAGTCGGATGTTATTCTGGAACTGAACTGGGATACGGACATGAATATGGCGATCAGCGAAGTGCGCGAAAAACTGGATATGGTTTTTTTGCCGGATGATGCCGAAAAACCGATTATTCTGAAATATGATCCATCACTGGACCCGATTATCCGGCTTGGACTAACCGGTGGACAGGATTTATTTTTTACGCGATATGTGGCTGAGGAGCAGATCAAACGGGCGCTGGAAACCGTTGATGGCGTTGCATCTGTTAAGGTAAAAGGTGGTTACGAAGAAGAAATCCGGGTTGAACTGAACGAGCAAAAACTGACCTTGTTGGGGCTCGATATCCAACAGATTCGCCAGCGGTTGGCGCAGGAAAATGTGAACCTCGCCGGTGGTGAGCTGAAAGAAGGGCAAACCGAATACATCGTCCGGACGCTCAACGAATTCAAAAATATTGATGAAATCCGCAACATCCGGCTGAATTTTGGCGATCAGCGGGAAATAAAGTTGAGCGATGTTGCCAATGTCTATCGCACATTTAAAGAGCGGCAGATCATCACCCGGCTGGATGGCGAAGAAAGTGTTGAGCTGGAAATTTTTAAAGAAGGCGACGCCAATATTGTGGAAGTTGCCAAACGGGTCAACAGCCGCGTGTTTGGAACGGCAGCGCAACAGGCATTTGTTGCGAATATGAGAGCCGAAGAAGCCGCGAAAGCGGAAGCAGCAAAAACCGCAAAGAAAGATGAAGCGGTTGCAGAAAATGACGCCGAAAAAAAGGATGAGAAAAAAGACGAGAAAAAAGAGCAGCAGGGCAACCAACGCGGCGATTTTATGAAGCAAATGATGATGAAACAGATGACCGATTTCATCGCCAATAAATTGCCGGACCAAATGCAAATCAACTTGCTCACCGATCAATCCGTATTTATCGAAAATTCCATTGATGAAGTTAAAAACACGGCCGTTCTCGGTGGTGTGCTGGCGGTTATCGTTCTGTTTTTATTTTTGCGAAATCTCGCCACGACGTTAATTGTGGGATTGGCAATCCCGATTTCCATTATTGCCACGTTTGCGCCGATGCAGTTGTTTGATGTATCTTTAAATATAATGTCACTTGGCGGTTTGGCACTCGGTATCGGGATGTTGGTAGATAACGCCATTGTGGTTATCGAAAGCATTTTCCGTTGCCGGGAGGAGGGCGATAATCTGACCGATTCGGTCGTGCGCGGCACCGGAGAAGTTGGCGGCGCCGTTACCGCATCCACCCTCACAACCATTGCTGTATTTTTACCGATGGTGTTTGTGGAAGGCGTTGCCGGGCAAATTTTTGGCGATCTTTCGCTGACCGTAGTGTTCTCACTGTTGGCATCTTTGGGCGTTGCGCTGTTTTTTATCCCGATGCTGGCATCGCGCAATTTCAGCAACGGCTGGACCGGAAATACCGGTGATCGCCCGAAAAATTTTCTGCTGAAATTCAATGCCATTCCGGAAGTACGCAATAATTTCCGCAGGATTTTCGATTCGGTTAAAAATGCAAAAAATATTGTAATCAAAATTATTTTGGGAGTTTTGGGGATTGTTCGTGCCGTTTACGCGATTTTCCGGTTTCTCATCCAGCTTGTGATAGAATTGTTCAGCAAAATTATCACGCTGTTGCTGATGCTTTTCGGATATGTTGTCGGTGCGATTGTCTGGATTTGGAAAAAAATTCTCCATCCCTTTTTCGATTTGTTTGTTCGCGGATTTAACAATTTATACGACCGGGTGCAAGTGCGTTACCCCCCGACAATCGATTGGGCATTGCAAAACAAAGCCGGTGTGCTCATCCTCAGCGTTTTGCTGTTTGGTTTTACGGTTTTTGTGATGTTGCCGCAATTGGGCAGCGAGCTGATTCCCGAAGTTCGCCAGGGCGAATTTAATGTGGAGCTTACCCTGCCCATCGGAACGCCGGTGGAAACGACTGCCGAAGTTATTTCGCCGATCGAGGAAATGCTGCTGGCGGAACCGGATGTGCGAAAAGTATCCACCGTTGCCGGTGTTGATCTGACCAAAGTTTCCGATAGCGAATCCGGCGAACACACCGCCAAAGTTACGGTTACGCTGGATGTAAAAGGGCGAAACCCCGCCGCGCTGGAAGATGCCGTTTTAGCGGATATTCGCGATAAACTCAGTAATTTCAGCGGGATAGATTACAAGATTTCCCGACCGGTGCTGTTCAGTTTCAAAACGCCTATCGAGGTGGAAATAAAAGGCTACAGCCTGTCGGAACTGACGCGGGTCAGCCGCGAAGCCGTTTCGATACTTTCGGAAATTCCCGGAATGACGGATGTGAAATCCAACCTTCAGCGGGGAAATCCGGAAGTGCAGATCGTTTATAATCGCGAAAAACTGGCGTTTTACGGATTGAACCTGATGACCGTTGCCAACACCGTGCGAAACAAAGTGCGCGGCGATGTGGCAACCCAGTTCAAAAAAGAAGATCGCCGGATTGATATTCGCGTAAAAGTGCGGGACGAGGACAAAGCGTCCATCGAGCGATTGCGCCAACTGGTGGTGAATCCGGGTGGTAATGTGCCGATTCCGCTCAACGCCGTTGCATCCATCGAAATTAACGAAGGTCCCAGCGAAATCCGCCGCATCGATCAGGAGCGTTCCGCCCTGATTTTGGCAAATATTGCCGGACGCGATTTGTCCAGCGTTAGCGAAGATGTGTATGTCGCGTTGCGTAATCTGGACCTGCCCGATGGCTTCACTTACGAGATTACCGGACAAAATAAAGAAATGGAAGTTTCGCTGGGAAGTTTGCAACTTGCACTATTGCTTGCGATATTTATGGTTTACATCGTAATGGCATCCCAGTTTGAATCATTTGTGTATCCGTTTGTGATCTTGTTTACCATGCCGTTCGGGTTGATTGGTGTGGTTTTCGTGCTGTGGGTGTTGAATATCCCGTTGAATATCATGGTTTTTCTGGGATTAATCATGCTTGCCGGAATTGTGGTAAACAACGCCATTGTGCTGGTTGACTACATCAATCAGATGCGCCGGCAGGGACTGCCGCTCAACGAAGCCATCAAACAAGCCGGGCAGGCGCGTTTACGCCCGATTTTGATGACCACCACTACCACCGTTTTGGGACTGTTGCCGATGGCTTTGGGAATCGGTGAGGGCGCGGAAATTCGCACACCAATGGCAATTACCGTAATTGCCGGATTGGTTAGCGCAACCGTGCTGACACTTATTGTTATCCCGACGGTTTATGCGGTGTTCTCCGGAAAAGAAATTGTTGCCGAAACGGAAACTGAAACTGAATCGTCAGAAGGAAAATCCCCGGCACCTTCGGTTGGCTAA
- a CDS encoding efflux RND transporter permease subunit yields MHNRPSFLPKLAVTRPVTIIVSLLAIIVLGGVAYKQIPIELLPSGFSYPALGVWTPYPNANPQEVEEQIARPIEEQVRTIPGVTKVETYSSSNGCWTWMEFGNDVDMDAAYDQLRDRMERARAMLPDDLDRYYLRRFGRNDEPIIFLSISFPDGVDDPYYIVEKLIKQPIERIDGVANIETWGADEKSIQILIDQDKVKAHQINVYDVISEMRSDNFAMSSGWVYEGDKKFIVRSLARFKSLQEIAAIPINKFGLTIGDIAEVKYDVPERNWTQRVNGGQGVLMDIYKESLSNTVEMSHKLKTLLNEEILTHPKLKSADVQLLFVQGDLIEDSVNNLRDTAIWGGVFAIFILLFFLKNLRMTIIMMFAIPLSILISLIFVYFIGWTLNLIVMMGLMISVGMVVDNGIVVLENIYRMRSEGKPSRESSIWGASEVNLAIIMATLTTIAVFVPILIIKDGAGGFNFYMQRIGLPVIFSLLGSLFVALVLIPLATTHFSGGGMAQESKMVTRLKSLYGKILDKILNRRLDTVLAVVLILFVTFGVLGPRIQESDGMEGNISDLRLMFDLPTNLTKDDTNRFFKEVEDTVFAKAKEYNIRAVDTGFRQGFGRVRVYLQPPEKQQWYDVVYKGVTNLVGLGKEEPLSRDEVLEDLKKRIPLKPGIKFRTSWRGSGMGDEGTVTIMLYGDDTGKLAELAEEVERRMRTLDGVISVETDREAGEDEIKIKLDREATARNGINANQVANTLMYAVRGLNLPRFQATDREIDVRIQVQEEDRESLLQIKDMSFTNQQGRSVPLSAMATFNIEKGFGQIGRTDGKTFLAVKAQTTANDVPRISAQIDQLMADFTLPYGYDWSKGDRFRRFREQGQAMQTALMLSVVLVYLLMAILFESFILPLSIMFAIPLSIFGANLALVISQTPQDLMAGIGIIILVGVVVNNGIVLVDMINRRRREGYSRRDAILDAGKNRFRPIMMTSFTTIFGIVPMALGSGDLIGIPYAPMGRVIIGGMLTSTFLTLTVIPVFYTLFDDLAIFFKRVVGWLVKGKSTGDVAVPSEN; encoded by the coding sequence ATGCATAATAGACCATCTTTTCTTCCAAAATTGGCAGTTACCCGCCCGGTAACGATTATCGTTTCATTATTGGCGATTATCGTTTTGGGTGGCGTTGCGTATAAACAGATTCCCATCGAGCTGTTGCCATCCGGGTTTAGCTATCCGGCGTTGGGTGTTTGGACACCGTATCCCAACGCCAACCCGCAGGAAGTGGAAGAGCAAATCGCCCGGCCAATTGAGGAGCAGGTGCGCACCATTCCCGGTGTCACAAAAGTGGAAACTTACAGCAGCAGCAACGGCTGCTGGACGTGGATGGAATTTGGCAACGATGTGGATATGGATGCCGCATACGACCAGCTCCGCGATCGGATGGAACGCGCCCGCGCCATGCTGCCGGATGATCTCGATCGCTATTACCTGCGCCGGTTCGGGCGAAATGACGAGCCGATTATTTTTCTTTCCATCAGTTTTCCCGATGGCGTGGACGATCCGTATTACATCGTCGAAAAATTGATCAAACAGCCCATCGAGCGGATCGATGGCGTCGCCAATATCGAAACTTGGGGCGCAGATGAAAAAAGTATCCAGATTCTCATCGATCAGGATAAAGTGAAAGCCCACCAAATAAATGTGTACGATGTGATCAGCGAAATGCGTTCCGATAATTTCGCGATGTCATCCGGTTGGGTGTATGAGGGCGACAAAAAATTTATCGTTCGTTCGCTGGCGCGATTCAAATCGTTGCAGGAAATTGCTGCGATTCCCATCAACAAATTCGGGCTGACCATCGGCGATATCGCCGAAGTAAAATATGATGTTCCGGAACGCAACTGGACGCAGCGGGTCAACGGCGGTCAGGGTGTGCTGATGGATATTTATAAAGAATCGTTGTCCAATACGGTCGAAATGAGTCACAAACTAAAAACATTACTCAATGAAGAAATACTGACCCATCCCAAACTCAAAAGTGCGGATGTGCAACTGCTGTTCGTGCAGGGCGACCTCATCGAGGATTCCGTAAATAATTTGCGCGATACGGCTATTTGGGGCGGGGTCTTCGCTATTTTCATCCTCTTATTTTTCCTGAAAAATTTGCGGATGACCATAATTATGATGTTCGCAATTCCGCTATCCATTCTCATTTCGCTCATTTTTGTCTATTTCATCGGCTGGACACTCAACCTGATTGTGATGATGGGGCTAATGATCAGTGTGGGAATGGTGGTAGATAACGGCATTGTGGTGTTGGAAAATATCTACCGAATGCGCAGTGAAGGCAAACCATCCCGCGAATCGTCCATTTGGGGTGCCAGCGAAGTTAACCTGGCGATTATCATGGCAACGCTAACGACCATCGCAGTGTTCGTGCCGATTCTCATCATTAAAGATGGCGCCGGTGGCTTCAATTTTTACATGCAGCGCATCGGGTTGCCGGTTATTTTTTCGTTGCTCGGATCGCTGTTTGTGGCGTTGGTACTCATCCCGCTGGCAACCACCCATTTTTCCGGCGGCGGAATGGCCCAAGAAAGCAAGATGGTTACCCGGCTCAAATCGCTTTATGGTAAAATTCTCGATAAAATTCTTAATCGCCGGCTGGACACCGTTTTAGCCGTAGTGCTCATTCTTTTTGTGACATTTGGCGTGCTCGGTCCCAGAATTCAGGAATCCGACGGAATGGAAGGAAATATCAGCGATTTGCGGTTGATGTTCGATTTACCCACAAATCTCACAAAAGATGACACCAACCGCTTTTTCAAAGAAGTGGAAGACACTGTTTTTGCCAAAGCCAAAGAATACAACATTCGTGCGGTGGACACAGGGTTCCGGCAAGGCTTTGGTCGGGTGCGGGTTTATCTGCAACCACCGGAAAAACAACAGTGGTATGATGTTGTTTATAAAGGTGTTACAAATTTGGTCGGATTGGGGAAAGAGGAGCCGCTTTCCCGCGATGAAGTGCTCGAAGATCTCAAAAAGCGCATCCCGTTAAAGCCGGGAATCAAATTCCGGACCTCATGGCGCGGCAGCGGAATGGGCGACGAAGGCACCGTAACCATTATGCTTTACGGTGACGATACCGGAAAATTGGCGGAACTCGCCGAAGAGGTTGAACGCCGCATGCGCACACTGGATGGCGTCATCAGCGTCGAAACGGACCGCGAAGCCGGTGAAGATGAAATCAAAATCAAGCTCGATCGCGAAGCGACAGCGCGCAACGGCATCAACGCAAATCAGGTTGCCAACACCCTGATGTATGCTGTTCGCGGATTGAATTTGCCGCGTTTTCAGGCAACCGATCGCGAAATTGATGTTCGTATTCAGGTGCAGGAAGAAGACCGCGAGAGCCTGCTGCAAATAAAAGACATGAGCTTCACCAACCAACAGGGGCGCAGTGTTCCGCTGTCGGCGATGGCAACATTCAATATTGAAAAAGGCTTCGGGCAAATCGGGCGCACCGATGGCAAAACATTTTTAGCTGTAAAAGCCCAAACCACGGCAAACGATGTGCCCAGAATTTCGGCACAGATCGACCAGTTGATGGCCGATTTTACCCTGCCGTATGGCTACGATTGGTCCAAAGGCGATCGATTCCGGCGCTTCCGGGAACAGGGGCAAGCGATGCAAACCGCGCTGATGCTGTCCGTTGTGCTGGTATATTTGCTGATGGCTATTTTGTTTGAATCGTTCATTTTACCACTGTCGATCATGTTTGCCATTCCGTTATCAATTTTCGGGGCGAATTTGGCGTTGGTAATTTCCCAAACGCCACAGGATTTAATGGCCGGTATCGGCATTATTATTTTGGTGGGCGTTGTGGTAAACAACGGCATTGTGTTGGTTGACATGATCAATCGCCGCCGAAGGGAAGGCTATTCGCGTCGCGATGCAATTTTGGATGCCGGAAAAAACCGTTTCCGCCCGATTATGATGACCAGTTTCACCACCATTTTCGGAATTGTGCCGATGGCGTTGGGTTCAGGCGATTTGATCGGTATTCCATACGCGCCGATGGGTCGCGTAATTATCGGCGGAATGCTCACCAGCACCTTTTTGACCCTCACCGTCATTCCGGTGTTTTACACGCTATTTGACGATTTGGCGATTTTCTTCAAACGGGTTGTGGGTTGGTTGGTGAAAGGAAAATCCACCGGCGATGTGGCTGTGCCCAGTGAAAATTGA